One Mycolicibacterium doricum genomic window, GTTGTACTTCGAGAACTGCCGCATCCCGGGTGACCGGATGGTCGGGGAGTCCGGCACCGGATTCAAGACCGCGCTGGCGACGCTCGACCACACCCGGCCGACCATTGGTGCGCAAGCCGTCGGCATCGCCCAGGGTGCGGTGGACGCGGCGATCGCCTACACCAAGGACCGCAAGCAGTTCGGCACGTCGATCAGCGACTTCCAGGGTGTGCAGTTCATGCTCGCCGACATGGCGATGAAGGTGGAGGCCGCCCGGCTGATGGTGTACTCGGCCGCGGCGCGGGCCGAACGCGGCGAGGGCAATCTCGGGTTCATCTCCGCCGCCTCGAAGTGCTTTGCCTCCGACGTGGCGATGGAGGTCACCACCGACGCGGTGCAGTTGTTCGGCGGAGCCGGTTACACCGCTGACTTCCCCGTCGAGCGATTCATGCGTGACGCCAAGATCACCCAGATCTACGAGGGCACCAATCAGATTCAGCGCGTGGTGATGTCACGCGCACTGCTGCGCTGAGGCACGGGTCGGTACAGCTAGGCTCCAGCCCATGGCCATCGAGTCGCTCCGCCCGCCGCTCGACGCGGCAATGCTGCGCCAGCGACTCCCCGCCGGATGGCGGGATCTCGATGTCGTCGAGGAGACCGGCTCCACCAACGCCGATCTCCTGGCGTGCGCGGCAGCGGGAGAGGAGGTCGGGGGCAGGGTCCTGCTCACGGAGTATCAGAGCGCCGGTCGTGGCAGACATGGCCGGCAGTGGAGCGCTCCCCCGCGATCTCAGCTCACGATGTCGGTCGCCGTGGATACCGGTGGCGTCCGGCCCGATGCCTGGGGTTGGTTGCCACTGCTGACCGGCGTGGCGGTGCGCGACGCCGTGGCTGAGGTGTCGGGCGTGGAGGCGGGACTCAAGTGGCCGAACGACGTGCTCGTCGGCGAGAAGAAGTTGGCCGGGATCCTCGCCGAAGTGGCCGCCCCTCAGCCGGTGGTGATCCTGGGGATCGGGCTGAACGTCACGATGAGCGACGTCGAGGCGCCCAGCCCGAGCGCGACGTCGCTGTCGCTCCTCGGTGCCCGCCATCACGACCGCAATGATCTCGGCATAGCCGTCTTGCGTCATCTCGGCGAGCGGATCACCCGATGGCGCCGTGCTGAGGGCGCCGACGAGGCCCTCGACGCCGACTACCGACGCCGCAGCGTCACGCTGGGTCAGGAGGTCACCGCCACGCTGCCCGGCGACCGACGCCTGCGGGGAACGGCGAGCGACATCGACCATCTCGGCAGGCTGACCATCGTCAGTGGCGGCGACTGCGTGACGGTCGCGGCCGGTGACGTCGCACACCTGCGTCCGCGGTGTTGACCGCGGCGAACGACTGTCAGGTTGTCCGGTCGGTGACCAAGGGAATGGTCTCGATCTGGATGACCCGTGGGCGTTCAACCGAGGTCGCGGGTGATCTTCTCCATCGCGCGGCGCCGCTCCAACGCGGCCGCATCCGGATGCGCGACCTGCACCAGGGATCCGCCGACGGTGTAGACCGCGAGTAGGCGCCCGACCACGTCGTCGGCCGTAGCCCAATCGGCGGTGGACAGTACCCGATCCCGCGCCCGGAGCCCGGCGGCGGTGGCGGCTCGGGCGGCGGCGGCCAGCACCTCGTCGACGGACCGTCCGTTGAGCGCCGGGCCCGGTGCGCGCTCGGGGACGATCTGGTCGCCGTGGACCCGCACCGCCGTCGCGTAGTCGGTGAGCCCGACCGGGAGATCGGCGACCGGCTTGCCGAACGGGTCCAACGACAACACGGCGATCTCACCCGTACCCACCGCCGCGTCCGCCTGGTCGATGAGGTCCGCCGTGCACAGCGCGATGTCGGCGCCGTCCATGCTGGAGGCGCCGCCCACAAGGGCCTCGGCGCCGATCCACCAAAGGCCGAACAGCACCGCGGCGGTCTGCCAGTGTGCGGGCAACAGGATCGCCACCCTGGTCGCAGGCCCGGCGCCGAGTTCGTCGCGAAGGAGGTTGCCGGTCTTGGCCGCCCAGTTCGCCAGCGTCACGTTCGACACCTCGATACGTTCACCGGTTGCGTCGTCGTAATAGGTGACGCTCGGCCCGGCGGGATCGGAGTCCAACAACGGTGCCAGCAGTGCGGCGGTGACAGTCAGTTGACACACTCCGGATCGTCGGAACCGGCGGTGATGATTTGCGGGGGCGGTGGCGGCGCCGCCGGATCGGTGGCCCCAGCCTCGACCGGGTCGGCGGTCAGCGTCGGGTCCGTGCCGTCGAGTCCGGAACCGGGGCCGGTGTAGTCGTCGGCGAGCACGACCCGAACCGTGCCCGGTGCCACAGAACCGTCCTGCACGACGGTGAGGCCACCCAGATCCTCCGAGACCGATTGCGCGCCAACGTCATCCACCTTGGCGGCCCGCACCTGACTCCCGTCGACGGCGCCGCCCTCGTAGTTGCCGGTCGTGCCGGGGGTGAAGCCCTTCTGTGACAGTACCGCCGACACCGACGCGGCAAGACCGTTGATGTCTGTGGCGTTGACGACCTCGACGGTGGTCTTGTCCGCGGTGTATGCGAGCTCCTCGGTCTTACCTTCGTCCTGTTCGTTGAGCAGGCCCGCTACCCACTCCTGAACCGCTGCCGGGTCGACTCGAACCACACTCTGCATGCCGTCGTCGCTCCAGCCGTCCTCACGCAACACCGGAATCGTGGCGAACGCGACGTTTCCGGCAGCCAACTTCTGCAGCTGGTCGACGAAATCCATGATGTCCCAGCCGTCGGAGAGCACCACCGACCGCTGTACGGCCGCCTCCAGCCGGCTCAGCGTGGCCGGGCTCGACAGCGTCTTGCTCGAGATCACCTCATGGGCCAGCGATGCCATCACCGCCTGCTGGCGGGTCACCCGGTCGAGATCGCCGCGCGGCAGATCGTGGCGCTGACGCACGAAGCTCAACGCCTGCGGACCATTGAGCTTCTGCCACCCGGCCGGGAAGTCCGCACCCGAAAGGGGTTCGTAGACAGGTTCTTTGAGGCAGACGTCGACACCGCCGAGGGCGTCGGTGATCAGTGCGAAGCCCAGTAGCCCGATCTCGGCGTAGTGGTCGACGGTGACCCCGGTCAGGTTCGCGACTGTCTTGATCAACGCCTCACGGCCGTCTTCGATCGCAAGCGGTTCGGCCTCGGCCGGGTCCATGCCCTGCCCCTCGACGAGTTCCTTGAGCTTCTCGAGGTGCACTGAGCCGTAGACGCCGTTGATCTTCATCCTGCCCATTCCCGGCGCCTGGACGTAGGAATCGCGCGGAATCGAGATGGCCGTCGCCGACTGTCCGTTGTTCGGGATGCGGATCAGGATGATCGTGTCGGTGTTGGTGGACACGTCGTTGCCGGCGCGCAGGGCGGCCAGCTCGTCGCCCGACAGCGGGTTGCCGTGGGCGTCGGTGCGGCTGTCGGACCCCACCAGCAGCACGTCGATCGCACCGTCCTCGCCGCCTTCGCCGAGTGCCGGAGAATTGATGTGGTTGATGCCCTCCTCGAACGACCGGATCCGGCTCCAGGCCACCCCGGTCCCGAGCACCACGGCAAGGGCGACCGTCACGGCGACGGCACGAAGGACTCGAGCGGGCATCAGCCCAGGTTACTGGCGAAGGTGGCGCAGACGGGGTAGCGATCGTCGGCGCGCCAGGCCGCGTGTCAAACTCACACGCATGCCGCAACGTCTCGTGATCACCGGTGCCGGCGGCATGGTCGGGCGTATCCTGGCTGCTCAGGCCCACCGACAGGGACGTGAGGTGGTGGCGCTCACCTCGGCCGACTGCGACATCACCGATCGCGACGCAGTCGGGGCTCTGATCACCGCCGGTGACACGGTGGTCAACTGCGCGGCCCTCACCGACGTCGACCGCGCGGAATCCGAGCCCGAACTGGCCCATACGGTCAACGCCCTCGGCCCGGGCAACCTCGCTACCGCTTGCGCGCGTGTCGGTGCGGGCCTCGTCCACGTGTCGACGGACTACGTCTTCAGCGGCGACTTCGGCGGGGCATCGCCGCGTCCCTACGAGATCGACGACACGCCGCACCCGCTGAGCGTCTACGGGCGCACCAAACTCGCCGGAGAACGGGCGGTGCTCGACGTGCTGCCGCATGGTCACGTGGTGCGCACCGCATGGGTCTACGAGGGCGCCCACGGCACCGACTTCGTCGCCGCGATGCGTCGCAAGGCCCTCGGTACGGACACCGTCGACGTCGTGGCCGACCAGATCGGGTCGCCCACGAGCGCCCTGGACCTCGTCGGCGCGCTGCTCGAGATCGCCGACGGGGCAGTGCGCGGACCGCTGCTGCACGCCGCCAACGACGGTCAGGCCAGCCGCTTCGACCAGGCCCGCGCGGTCTTCGAGACGCTCGGCGCCGACCCAGAGCGGGTGCGGCCGGTCGGCAGCGACCGCTTCCCGCGCCCGGCGCGCCGGCCCGCGTACTCGGCGTTGTGCGGTGCGGCGTCGACGGCCCGCGGCCTGACGCCGCTCCGCCCGTGGCGTAAGGCGCTGCTCGCGGCATTGGAAACGGCGTTGCCCGGGGATCGGTGACGTGCCGCTACCCTCTACGCGTGCTGCGTGAACGGGTGGTCGCCCGATGAGTGACGAATTGGTCGTCATCACGGTGACGTACTCGCCCGGCCCGCACCTCGACCGGTTCCTTGCCACGCTGGCGCACGCCACCGATCGACCCCTCTCGGTCGTGATAGCCGACAACGGGTCCACCGACGGTGCGCCGGAGCAGGCGGTCCAGCGGTATCCGAACATCCAACTGCTGCGCACGGGCGCCAACCTGGGCTACGGCACCGCGATCAACCGGGCGGTCGCCTCGATCGAGCGGGAATCGGCACGCGGTGTCGACCCCGACCGGTCGGAATTCCTGCTCGTCGCCAACCCGGACGTGCAGTGGGGCCCCCGGTCGATCGATTTGCTGCTGGAGGCGGCGGATAGGTGGCCGCGGGCCGGAGCGCTGGGTCCGCTGATCCGCGATCCCGACGGCTCGGTGTATCCGTCGGCGCGCCACCTGCCCAGCCTCGTCCGCGGCGGGATGCATGCGGTGGTCGGGCCGTTCTGGCGGTCCAATCCGTGGACCGCGGCCTACCGCCAGGATCGAGCCGAGCCCAGCGAACGCCCGGTGGGCTGGTTGTCGGGGAGTTGCCTGTTGCTGCGCCGCTCGGCGTTCGCGCAGATCGGCGGATTCGACGAGCGGTACTTCATGTACATGGAGGACGTCGACCTCGGCGATCGCCTCGGTAAGGCCGGTTGGCTCAACGTCTACGTGCCGTCGGCGGAGATCCTGCACGACAAGGGGCATTCGACCGGGCGGGACCCGGCCCGCAACCTGGCCGCCCATCACCGCAGCACCTACACTTTCTTGTCTGATCGGTACCCGCGCCGGTGGCAGGCGCCGCTGCGGGGAGCCATGAAGAGTGCACTGGCGGTGCGAGCAGGTCTGGTGGTGCGCAAAGCTCGGCGAAATCAGGCCAGAGGGGGGTAGGCAATGGTGAATCCGGCGCAGGTCGACGCCGTCGTACTGGTGGGTGGGCAGGGCACCCGCCTGCGCCCGCTGACGCTGTCGGCGCCCAAACCGATGCTCCCGACGGCCGGGTTGGCGTTCCTCACCCACCTGCTGTCCCGCATCGCCGCGGCAGGCATCGAACACGTGGTGCTCGGGACGTCGTACAAGGCGGACGTCTTCGAGACCGAGTTCGGCGACGGTTCGAAGCTGGGCCTGCAGATTGAGTACGTGTTCGAGTCAGAGCCGCTGGGCACCGGCGGCGCGATCGCCAACGTGGCCGACAAACTGCGTTACGACACCGCGATGGTGTTCAACGGCGACGTGCTGTCCGGATGCGACCTGCGCGCTCTGCTGGACAGTCATTTGAGCAAGGGCGCCGACGTCACCCTGCACCTGGTCCGGGTCGGCGACCCACGCGCGTTCGGATGCGTGCCGACCGACGCCGACGGCGTGGTGACCGCGTTCCTGGAGAAGACGCAGGATCCGCCGACCGACCAGATCAACGCGGGCTGCTATGTGTTCAAACGCTCGGTGATCGACCGCATCCCGCGAGACCGCGCCGTCTCGGTCGAACGGGAGGTCTTCCCCGGCCTGTTGTCGGACGGGCTGCGCGTGTGCGGTTATGTCGACGCGACGTACTGGCGCGACATGGGGACCCCCGAGGACTTCGTGCGGGGCTCAGCAGATCTGGTTCGCGGCATCGCGCCGTCGCCGGCGCTGCCGGGCCACCGCGGTGAGTCACTGGTCCACGACGGTGCGTCGGTGGCGCCGGGTGCGCTGCTGATCGGCGGCACCGTGGTGGGCCGCGGCGCAGAGATCAAGGCGGCTCGCCTCGACGGGGCGGTGATCTTCGACGGCGTGGACGTCGGGGCCGGTGCGGTGATCGAACGGTCCATCATCGGCTTCGGCGCGCGGATCGGTCCGCGGGCCCTCATCCGCGACGCCGTGATCGGCGACGGCGCCGACATCGGCGCGCGGTGCGAGTTGTTGCGCGGGGCCCGGGTGTGGCCGGGAGTGGTGATCCCCGACGGCGGGATCCGCTACTCGACCGACGTCTGACCCCGCCTTCGTGCCTGCGCGGCCAACTGCGCCAGTCCGAAATCCGTGTCCGCCGGCAGCGCGTCGAGCGGCCACCACCGCAGATCCAGGGACTCCTCCGAGCGGGCGAGTTGTGCACCCTCCGGCGCGCGCACCAGGAACTGCAGGTCGAGATGACGGGTGGGCACGCCCAGCGAGCAGGTCACCGGGTGCACGTGCACGGCCGCGAGCTGTGCATCGATCACCAGCCCCTCGACGCCGGATTCCTCGGTGGCTTCGCGGAGTGCGGCGGCGGCGACGTCCTGGTCGTCGGCTTCGCAGTGCCCCCCCACCTGAAGCCAGCGGCCGAAGCGCGGGTGCAGGGTGAGCACCGCGTGGCTGCCGGTGTGGTCCAGCACCAGCGCCGACGCGGTGACATGGCCGGGCACGCAGGCGCGCAGGCAGCCGTCGGGGCGGGCGGCGAGGAACGCCAGCACGGCGTGGCGCAGGGAATCCTGTGCTGGGTCGGGAGCGACCCATTCGGTCAAGATGCGTACCGCGGACCCATGCAGGCTCACCGGCGCACCAGAAGTCCGTCGGGCGACACCGGCTCCCGCGGGCCGTGCGGTTCGGCGGGATAGCCGACCGCGACGGCGCCCATCGGCTCCCATTCCGCGGGCAGCTCCAGTTCCTCACGCACCACATCGGCGGCGAAGATCGTCGAGCCGATCCAGCAACTGCCCACCTCCCGCACCGCCAGTGCGACGAGGAATGCCTGGACGGCGGCCCCCACCGCCACGGTGAACATGGTGTGCTCGGCCGCGGTTCGGGCCGCGTCCGGATACTCGTGCGCACCGTCGGGTACCAGGAACGGGATGACGAGTTCGGGTGCATCGTAGAGGATTTCGCCGCGACTCAGGCGGCGTTCGACGGCGGCTACGGCCCGGCCATCGGCCAGCAGGTCATCGCGCCAGCGGTCTTTCATCCGGTCGAGCAGCCGGGTGCGGACGGCGGGATCGGTCACCCAGACAAAGCGGACTGGCCTGGTGTGGTGCGGCGCGGGAGCGGTGAGCGCTTCGGCGACGGCGTCCTCGACGATCTCAGGTGCCACCGGATCGGCGCTGAAGCGCCGTACCGAGCGGCGCAGCAGTTGAGCCTCGGCGCGGCCCCGGGCGATCGCCTCCGCCGTGCCCAGCCAGAACAGGTCGTCCTCGCCGGGGCGCAGCAGATCGCGCGCCGTCGATCCGTTGTCGGTCAACGTCAGTCCGCGCACCACGGCGACGGGGATGCCGGTGAGCTTGCCCTTGACCAGGTCCGCGGCGGCGGCGATCTCGTCGGCGACGGCGACTTCGGTGACCTGAAGCTCGTTGCCGTGCGGGTCGCGGGCGCCGGCGTATCCGTGCAGCACGCTCAGGCCGGCAGCGCCGATCGCGGCATCGACCTGACCGTTGCGCCAGGCCCTACCCATCGTGTCGGTGATCACGATGCCGACCGTGACGCCGAGTCGTTCGGCGAGGCCGGTCCGTAGGCGCGCGGCGCTCCCGTCGGGATCGACCGGCAGCAGGGCGAGTTCGGTGGTGTCGACGTTGGAACCGTCGACCCCGGCGGCCGCCTGGATGATGCCGATGGCGTTCTCCGTGATCAAGGTGCGTCCCTTCCGGGCGAGGACCCGCACGGCTTCGGCGTCGATCAGTCTGCGGCGCAACGCGTCTCGCTCTTCAGGTGCCTCCGGTGCGGCGACGATGCGGCCCTCGCACTTGGACACCACCTTGCTGGTGACCACCACGACATCGCCGTCGCGCAGCCACGGTGCGGCGGCCGCCAGTGCGGCGGCCAGGTCGTCGCCGGGCCGGAACTCCGGCAACCCGGGCACCGGCAGGAGTTCGACCACCGTGGCTGAGCCGTGTTCGGTGCCCGCGGAGGAACCGCCGTTTTCGGTCACAGCGGCACCCCGGCCAATCGGATGCCGGCGCGGACCATCTCGGCGGTGGTGGCTGGGTCCATCATCAACAGCGGCACCTCGGCGACCTCCACGCCGTCGATCTGCGCGCTGTCACCCTCGTGCACGAGCCATGCATCGAGGATCCCGGTGCCGGACCGGGCGCCGTAGTGGCGGCCTACCGCTTCGGAGGTGGATGCGACGCCGATCACGGACAGGCACTCATCGGCCATGCCACGCAACGGTTTTCCGGCGACGATCGGCGAGTAGCCGATGATCTTGGCCGGTGTCGACCGGAGGGCGCCGCGGATGCCGGGGGTGGAGAGGATGGAGCCGATGCTGACCACCGGGTTGGACGGGGCCACCAGCACGACGTCCGCGTCGGCGATGGCCGCGGTGACGCCGGGGGCGGTGGTGGCCTTGTCGGCGCCGACGACGGCGAAGCTGTGGGTGGGGACCTTCGCGCGGTATCGGACCCACCACTCCTGGAAGTGGATGGCACGGCGCTCACCGGTGTCCGGGTCGGTGATCACCACATGCGTTTCGCTGCGGTCGTCGCTGGCGGGCAGCAGGCGGGCACCGGGTTTCCATCGGTCGCACAACGCCTCGGTGACCTGTGACAGCGGATATCCTGCGCGCAGCATCTGGCTGCGCACCAAATGGGTGGCCAGGTCGCGGTCGCCGAGTCCGAACCAGTCCGGCTGGACGCCGTAGGCGGCGAGTTCCTCCTTGGCATGCCAGGTTTCGTCGCGGTGCCCCCATCCGCGGTCGGGGTCGATACCGCCGCCCAGGGTGTACATGCACGTGTCGAGGTCCGGGCAGATCCGCACCCCGAACATCCAGGTGTCGTCACCGACGTTGACCACTGCGGTCAACTCGTGGCCATCGGAGTCCGGTTCGCCGTCCCGGGCGAACTGGCCCAGACCGAGCAGGTGCTGCACGCCGAGCAGAAAGCGTGCCCCCCCGACGCCGCCGACCAGAACCGTCACCTTCACACCGAACGAGACTAGGCGCTCGCCTTCGACGAGGTCGCACCGCTCCTCGCGGCCGGGCGGATGCCGGGGTCACGTGCCGGACACGCCGAGATTTCCGACGCGCCGCGGAACCGTCACGAGGTGGTATGAATTCCTGTTCCAGCGCTTGACCGCAGCGTTTCACCGGTGTGTAATCACACCAGTGTCATTTCCCGGGTTTGCCAGCCGATTTCGGTGTCGCAGACCGAGATTCGATCACATGTTCGAATTGAGTCGGCCCTCCAGCACCTCGTGGGGCCACGTGGATCTACGACACTGAGTGAGGAGGGGCGGGAAATGTCTTTTGAGCAAGGCGAATTCGATCGCGTGGTGCGGTTCGACAGCCGGCTACTCGGCTCCGTCGGCAGGGCGTCACAGAACGGCACGGGAGCCGCACCGATGGGGGCCATCGGTCGGCCTCAGCTGAGTCTGGTTCCGGAACACGTCGACACCGAGCCGGAGGACGCCGACGATCTATGGCAGGAGCGCGCGCTGTGCGCTCAGACCGATCCCGAGGCGTTCTTCCCCGAGAAGGGTGGGTCGACTCGCGAGGCCAAGCGGATCTGCCACGGCTGCGAGGTCCGGGACGAGTGCCTGGACTACGCGCTGGCCCACGACGAGCGCTTCGGAATCTGGGGCGGGCTCTCCGAGCGCGAGCGCCGTCGCCTCAAACGCGGCATCATCTGACCCCAACCTGGCTCCTCTGTTGGGTGCCCCGCCTTACTCGTCGTCGATCGTCGGGTCGATGACGGAGGGTTCGACCCCCAGATATGTGGCCACCTGAGCCACGAGCACCTCATGCAACAGCTCGGCGAGTTCGTCGGAGTCCTTGGCCCGACGCTCGATCGGCTTCCTGAACAAGACGATCCGCGCCCGCGTGGAGTTGCCGCGGACATCGACGCCGGCCGGTATCAACCGGGCCAGTGCTACCGGCCCATCGCCCACCACTTCGGGCGGCCACTGCACATTCTCGGGATCCTTCGGCGCCATGCGCGGGATCTCGTCGACCGCGACGTCCAATCCGGACACCCGGTCCTGCCACCGCCGCTCGATCGGCTCGTATGCCTCCAGCACCGCCATGTCGAACCGCTCGGCTCGGCTGCGCCACCCAGGCACCGTCGGCGGCAGCAGCGGGCCGCGCATCTCTCGACCGCGGCGGGAGATCCAGCGGTTGCCCTCGGCCACGGTCACCGATCGTAACGGTTGGCTATCGGCGCGTCTGCCGCTGCGCGTGTCCGGCACCGCGCGGCATTCGTCCCGCGATAGCCTTCCGTTCGTGAATGTTCCCCGTCGCTGCTGCAGGCCCGGGTGCCCCCACTATGCGGTGGCGACGCTGACGTTCGTCTACTCCGACTCCACCGCTGTCGTCGGTCCACTGGCCACCGTGTCCGAACCGCACTCGTGGGACCTGTGCGTGGGCCACGCCAGCCGGATCACCGCGCCGCGCGGGTGGGAACTCGTCCGGCACGCCGGGCCACTGCCATCGCACTCCGACGACGACGAACTCGTCGCCCTGGCCGACGCGGTCCGAGAAGGACGCGATTCGGCGGCACCCGCCAGCGGGGGAGTCGTCCCCGGGTTCTCCGATCCTACGAGCGGCGCCC contains:
- a CDS encoding biotin--[acetyl-CoA-carboxylase] ligase codes for the protein MAIESLRPPLDAAMLRQRLPAGWRDLDVVEETGSTNADLLACAAAGEEVGGRVLLTEYQSAGRGRHGRQWSAPPRSQLTMSVAVDTGGVRPDAWGWLPLLTGVAVRDAVAEVSGVEAGLKWPNDVLVGEKKLAGILAEVAAPQPVVILGIGLNVTMSDVEAPSPSATSLSLLGARHHDRNDLGIAVLRHLGERITRWRRAEGADEALDADYRRRSVTLGQEVTATLPGDRRLRGTASDIDHLGRLTIVSGGDCVTVAAGDVAHLRPRC
- a CDS encoding TIGR03089 family protein produces the protein MCQLTVTAALLAPLLDSDPAGPSVTYYDDATGERIEVSNVTLANWAAKTGNLLRDELGAGPATRVAILLPAHWQTAAVLFGLWWIGAEALVGGASSMDGADIALCTADLIDQADAAVGTGEIAVLSLDPFGKPVADLPVGLTDYATAVRVHGDQIVPERAPGPALNGRSVDEVLAAAARAATAAGLRARDRVLSTADWATADDVVGRLLAVYTVGGSLVQVAHPDAAALERRRAMEKITRDLG
- a CDS encoding LCP family protein, encoding MPARVLRAVAVTVALAVVLGTGVAWSRIRSFEEGINHINSPALGEGGEDGAIDVLLVGSDSRTDAHGNPLSGDELAALRAGNDVSTNTDTIILIRIPNNGQSATAISIPRDSYVQAPGMGRMKINGVYGSVHLEKLKELVEGQGMDPAEAEPLAIEDGREALIKTVANLTGVTVDHYAEIGLLGFALITDALGGVDVCLKEPVYEPLSGADFPAGWQKLNGPQALSFVRQRHDLPRGDLDRVTRQQAVMASLAHEVISSKTLSSPATLSRLEAAVQRSVVLSDGWDIMDFVDQLQKLAAGNVAFATIPVLREDGWSDDGMQSVVRVDPAAVQEWVAGLLNEQDEGKTEELAYTADKTTVEVVNATDINGLAASVSAVLSQKGFTPGTTGNYEGGAVDGSQVRAAKVDDVGAQSVSEDLGGLTVVQDGSVAPGTVRVVLADDYTGPGSGLDGTDPTLTADPVEAGATDPAAPPPPPQIITAGSDDPECVN
- the rfbD gene encoding dTDP-4-dehydrorhamnose reductase; the protein is MPQRLVITGAGGMVGRILAAQAHRQGREVVALTSADCDITDRDAVGALITAGDTVVNCAALTDVDRAESEPELAHTVNALGPGNLATACARVGAGLVHVSTDYVFSGDFGGASPRPYEIDDTPHPLSVYGRTKLAGERAVLDVLPHGHVVRTAWVYEGAHGTDFVAAMRRKALGTDTVDVVADQIGSPTSALDLVGALLEIADGAVRGPLLHAANDGQASRFDQARAVFETLGADPERVRPVGSDRFPRPARRPAYSALCGAASTARGLTPLRPWRKALLAALETALPGDR
- a CDS encoding glycosyltransferase family 2 protein, yielding MSDELVVITVTYSPGPHLDRFLATLAHATDRPLSVVIADNGSTDGAPEQAVQRYPNIQLLRTGANLGYGTAINRAVASIERESARGVDPDRSEFLLVANPDVQWGPRSIDLLLEAADRWPRAGALGPLIRDPDGSVYPSARHLPSLVRGGMHAVVGPFWRSNPWTAAYRQDRAEPSERPVGWLSGSCLLLRRSAFAQIGGFDERYFMYMEDVDLGDRLGKAGWLNVYVPSAEILHDKGHSTGRDPARNLAAHHRSTYTFLSDRYPRRWQAPLRGAMKSALAVRAGLVVRKARRNQARGG
- a CDS encoding mannose-1-phosphate guanylyltransferase — encoded protein: MVNPAQVDAVVLVGGQGTRLRPLTLSAPKPMLPTAGLAFLTHLLSRIAAAGIEHVVLGTSYKADVFETEFGDGSKLGLQIEYVFESEPLGTGGAIANVADKLRYDTAMVFNGDVLSGCDLRALLDSHLSKGADVTLHLVRVGDPRAFGCVPTDADGVVTAFLEKTQDPPTDQINAGCYVFKRSVIDRIPRDRAVSVEREVFPGLLSDGLRVCGYVDATYWRDMGTPEDFVRGSADLVRGIAPSPALPGHRGESLVHDGASVAPGALLIGGTVVGRGAEIKAARLDGAVIFDGVDVGAGAVIERSIIGFGARIGPRALIRDAVIGDGADIGARCELLRGARVWPGVVIPDGGIRYSTDV
- a CDS encoding NUDIX hydrolase, which encodes MSLHGSAVRILTEWVAPDPAQDSLRHAVLAFLAARPDGCLRACVPGHVTASALVLDHTGSHAVLTLHPRFGRWLQVGGHCEADDQDVAAAALREATEESGVEGLVIDAQLAAVHVHPVTCSLGVPTRHLDLQFLVRAPEGAQLARSEESLDLRWWPLDALPADTDFGLAQLAAQARRRGQTSVE
- a CDS encoding coenzyme F420-0:L-glutamate ligase, whose translation is MTENGGSSAGTEHGSATVVELLPVPGLPEFRPGDDLAAALAAAAPWLRDGDVVVVTSKVVSKCEGRIVAAPEAPEERDALRRRLIDAEAVRVLARKGRTLITENAIGIIQAAAGVDGSNVDTTELALLPVDPDGSAARLRTGLAERLGVTVGIVITDTMGRAWRNGQVDAAIGAAGLSVLHGYAGARDPHGNELQVTEVAVADEIAAAADLVKGKLTGIPVAVVRGLTLTDNGSTARDLLRPGEDDLFWLGTAEAIARGRAEAQLLRRSVRRFSADPVAPEIVEDAVAEALTAPAPHHTRPVRFVWVTDPAVRTRLLDRMKDRWRDDLLADGRAVAAVERRLSRGEILYDAPELVIPFLVPDGAHEYPDAARTAAEHTMFTVAVGAAVQAFLVALAVREVGSCWIGSTIFAADVVREELELPAEWEPMGAVAVGYPAEPHGPREPVSPDGLLVRR
- the cofD gene encoding 2-phospho-L-lactate transferase — encoded protein: MKVTVLVGGVGGARFLLGVQHLLGLGQFARDGEPDSDGHELTAVVNVGDDTWMFGVRICPDLDTCMYTLGGGIDPDRGWGHRDETWHAKEELAAYGVQPDWFGLGDRDLATHLVRSQMLRAGYPLSQVTEALCDRWKPGARLLPASDDRSETHVVITDPDTGERRAIHFQEWWVRYRAKVPTHSFAVVGADKATTAPGVTAAIADADVVLVAPSNPVVSIGSILSTPGIRGALRSTPAKIIGYSPIVAGKPLRGMADECLSVIGVASTSEAVGRHYGARSGTGILDAWLVHEGDSAQIDGVEVAEVPLLMMDPATTAEMVRAGIRLAGVPL
- a CDS encoding WhiB family transcriptional regulator; this translates as MGAIGRPQLSLVPEHVDTEPEDADDLWQERALCAQTDPEAFFPEKGGSTREAKRICHGCEVRDECLDYALAHDERFGIWGGLSERERRRLKRGII
- a CDS encoding metallopeptidase family protein; its protein translation is MRGPLLPPTVPGWRSRAERFDMAVLEAYEPIERRWQDRVSGLDVAVDEIPRMAPKDPENVQWPPEVVGDGPVALARLIPAGVDVRGNSTRARIVLFRKPIERRAKDSDELAELLHEVLVAQVATYLGVEPSVIDPTIDDE
- a CDS encoding DUF3499 domain-containing protein, whose amino-acid sequence is MNVPRRCCRPGCPHYAVATLTFVYSDSTAVVGPLATVSEPHSWDLCVGHASRITAPRGWELVRHAGPLPSHSDDDELVALADAVREGRDSAAPASGGVVPGFSDPTSGAQSRALLAPPVLRPEPTGRRRGHLRVLPDPAE